The sequence AACAGGTAAAAATTTCTCAACTAGTGCTGGCAAAATTTTCTAACCCAGGTGGACTTGAGATGAAGGGGTCGAACATGTATGTCGGGACCGATGCATCTGGCCCGGCAAGATCCGGAATTCCAGGACCAGAACTAGGAAGTATTTTTACTAACTCCCTTGAACAGTCTAATGTTGATATGGGCCAGGAATTCGTCAAAATGATTACCACTCAAAGAGGTTTTCAGGCCAACTCAAAAATCATCACAACTGTTGATGAATTATTAGGCGAATTAATTAACCTTAAACGCTAACCTTCACAAAATCACTCAAGAGAGGGCCCTTTAAAGTTTTATAAAGTGCCCTCTTTTTCTCCTCCTCACAGTCATTATTTTGACCCCTGCCCAAACAGTAATTTCCCTCAACATCACAACAGAACAAAACAACGACAAATCAGCTACAAAACCAGACCAACACTAATCCTCCTCAGTTGGGAATATAATTTGCATTGTTTTTTAAAACGCTAGAATATAAGATTAATAATACTTTTCTAGACACTATTTTCTGTAGCGGGGGATTTTTCTTTGGATATTGCAACAATTGTCGGCCTGGTAGTGGCGATAGGCCTTATGCTCATGGCCATCATTCAGGGTGGACCTTTAGGAATTTTCATTAACATCCCCTCCGCCCTGATTGTTGGAGGGGGTACCATTGGCGTCGGACTTGTTCATTACCCACTAAGCGATATAATGGGTGCTGCGGCAATCGCCAAAAAAACGCTCTTCAATAAAGATGAATCTCCTCATGCCCTGATAATCCAACTTATGGAATTTGCCAATAAAGCAAGAAAGGAAGGCATACTCTCACTTCAGGGAATGATGGATAGCGTAGAAGACGAATTTCTTGTCAAGGCCATGCAGATGGCTGTTGACGGTCAGGAACCTGAAACACTCCGATCCATGCTCAACACTGAAGTCGAGTACCTGCAGGAACGTCATGAAAAAGGACAGGCTATTTTTGTTTCACTTGCAGGATATGCACCTGCCATGGGGATGGTAGGAACGCTTATTGGTCTTGTCCAGATGCTCATGAACATGAGTGACCCCGACTCCATTGGTCCCGCCATGGCTGTAGCATTGCTCACCACATTATACGGTGCAGTGCTTGCCAATGTGTTTTTTGCTCCAATTGCTGGAAAGCTCGCCAACAGGTCAGCATCGGAAACACTTATAAAAAACCTCGTTATTGAAGGGATGCAATCTATTTTATCTGGTGAAAATCCACGAATTATGGAACAAAAACTACATGCCTTTATTGCCCCTAAACTTAGAGAATCAACCTTCAAGTAAAAGGGTACCACAGCCATGGCTGACAATGACCAAAATGAAAATACAGAAGAAGTAAAGTGTCCTAAATGCCCAAAATGCGTTGCCGGTTCACCTGCCTGGATGACAACCTTTGCAGATCTGGTTACCCTGCTGCTCACTTTTTTTGTACTTCTTCTTTCCATGGCCAATATGGAAGAAGTTAAATTTGCTGAAGCCTCCGCTTCTATCAGAAGTGCCTTCGGTGCTCATTCATTACCTGCACCGAGTAAATTTTCCATACCTGTTATTCCATCCCCCCCCATTTCAAAGTTTTCACCTATTCAGAACGAAATGGCTTCAAAAATTTATAAACAGATACAATCTCAACTCAAATCTGACAAAATTCCCGACGATATTGAACTTATAAAACGTGGCAATGACACTATCATCCTCCGTATTAGTGATTCCATTCTCTTCAAAAAAGGCACGGCAACGGTTTCCCCTACCGCGTATCCGACCCTGCGAAGCCTTGCTGACATTATCAGGCCGCTACCCATGGGGTTGCGCATAGAGGGGCATACCGACAATACCCCCATTTCTGATCGCAAAATCAGTAACTGGAACCTCTCCGTTGAAAGAGCGGTTTCCGTTATGCGTTTTTTTAAAAAAAGTGATCTCATGCCACTTGACCGTATGGCAGCTATTGGCTACGGACCGGATCGCCCTCTGGTTCCAAATACGACTGAAGAGAACAAGGCAAAAAACAGAAGAGTCGATTTTGTTCTCAGCACCAACTCCAAATCGGGTTTTGAAACGCAAAACCCTTCTCCAGGAGAATTCCCACTTTAACACACAAGGACATATATTATGGCTGACAAAGATAAAAAGAAAAAAGACGAAGGAGAATCCAGTGACGGCGGTAAAAAGAAAAAACTGATAATTATCATTGCCGCTGCAGTTGTTCTCCTTGCAATCATTGGAGGTGCCGCATTTTTCTTTTTAAAACCTGCTCCCGTTGCTGAAGAAGAACTTGACCCTGGGCTCAGTGTTCCTGTACCCGATATAACCCAAAGCAATGCGATTGGGCCCATGGTTGAAATCAAAGAGTTTATTGTCAACATTATAAGTGAAGAAGACAGGCATTATGTCAAGGCCTCTCTCACCATTGAACTCAACCGGGAAGAGGCACTTGAAGAAGCGAACAAGCGCATGCCTCAGATCCGAGATGCCATACTTTTGCTGGTTGGAAATAAAACTTTTGAAGAATTGCAGGATCTCCAGGGAAAAAAACAACTGAAAGCCGAAATCATCAGTAAAATCAATTCATTTCTACAAACCGGTAAAGTTAAGGCCATTTATTTCACTGATTTTGTGGTCCAATAAGCTGAAGGAATTACAGTGGAACCTATTCTAAATAAAGAACAGATTGCCGAATTACTGCTTGCTATCAAGAGCGGAAAGGTCTCCACGGACCTGAGGGGTGACGACAGCTCTTTTGATATGGCAAATGTTTCACCTCTAAACCTGTTTCAGATGTCAAGTACATCGGATAATAAGCAGCGTATTCCGAATCTTGATATTATCCTTGACAACTTTGCATATAATTTTGGCATAAGCTTGACCAATCATCTCCAGAGAAATGTAACGATCACTCGAACAGGCATTGACACCTTTGAATTTCAGGAGTATCTCCTCTCTCAAAAAGATGCAGGTGCAATCGGCGTTCTCAGCATGGATCCCTTAAAAAATGGAGCATTGATGCTCCTCGACACCAAACTTTGTTTCTCTCTTATCGAGATCATGCTTGGAGCCTCCTCTGAAATGGAGCCCTTACAGCCAAATCGAAAACCGACAACCATTGAACTCAACATTCTCAAATCAACTATCAGCCAGGCATGTTCTGATATAGATAAATCCTTCGCCCAGATCATCAAGCTTGATTCTTCCATTGTCAAAGTTGAATCAAACTCGAGACTTGTTTCAATTGTCGATGCTGATGCAGATGTGCTTTCCGGAAGTTTTCAAATAAAGGTCGGAAGCCTGTCAGGAACCTTTGACATCGTCTTTCCAGTGGCAACACTTGACCCCGTTCGCGACCAGTTACGTGACCTGCTGACAGTCAAGACTGTTCATCAGTCCGGATGGCATGATTCACTGCTCGCTGAGATCGAAAAAATGTCCACAAGCATTGTCGCCCAATCGGGAACCATATCCATGCCTGTCCGCAGGGTTATGACACTTAAAAAAGGTGACATTCTCGACATTGATTACGACCCAAATTCCCCGCTCAAAGTACTCGTTGAAGATAATCTTAAATTTTTCGCCACCCCCGGAACGATTAGCGGCAAGAAAGCTATTCGTCTGACAGGCGTTTACGATCAAGGAGAATAA comes from Desulfocapsa sulfexigens DSM 10523 and encodes:
- a CDS encoding OmpA/MotB family protein, translating into MADNDQNENTEEVKCPKCPKCVAGSPAWMTTFADLVTLLLTFFVLLLSMANMEEVKFAEASASIRSAFGAHSLPAPSKFSIPVIPSPPISKFSPIQNEMASKIYKQIQSQLKSDKIPDDIELIKRGNDTIILRISDSILFKKGTATVSPTAYPTLRSLADIIRPLPMGLRIEGHTDNTPISDRKISNWNLSVERAVSVMRFFKKSDLMPLDRMAAIGYGPDRPLVPNTTEENKAKNRRVDFVLSTNSKSGFETQNPSPGEFPL
- a CDS encoding flagellar basal body-associated FliL family protein, which encodes MADKDKKKKDEGESSDGGKKKKLIIIIAAAVVLLAIIGGAAFFFLKPAPVAEEELDPGLSVPVPDITQSNAIGPMVEIKEFIVNIISEEDRHYVKASLTIELNREEALEEANKRMPQIRDAILLLVGNKTFEELQDLQGKKQLKAEIISKINSFLQTGKVKAIYFTDFVVQ
- a CDS encoding motility protein A, giving the protein MDIATIVGLVVAIGLMLMAIIQGGPLGIFINIPSALIVGGGTIGVGLVHYPLSDIMGAAAIAKKTLFNKDESPHALIIQLMEFANKARKEGILSLQGMMDSVEDEFLVKAMQMAVDGQEPETLRSMLNTEVEYLQERHEKGQAIFVSLAGYAPAMGMVGTLIGLVQMLMNMSDPDSIGPAMAVALLTTLYGAVLANVFFAPIAGKLANRSASETLIKNLVIEGMQSILSGENPRIMEQKLHAFIAPKLRESTFK
- a CDS encoding flagellar motor switch protein FliM, giving the protein MEPILNKEQIAELLLAIKSGKVSTDLRGDDSSFDMANVSPLNLFQMSSTSDNKQRIPNLDIILDNFAYNFGISLTNHLQRNVTITRTGIDTFEFQEYLLSQKDAGAIGVLSMDPLKNGALMLLDTKLCFSLIEIMLGASSEMEPLQPNRKPTTIELNILKSTISQACSDIDKSFAQIIKLDSSIVKVESNSRLVSIVDADADVLSGSFQIKVGSLSGTFDIVFPVATLDPVRDQLRDLLTVKTVHQSGWHDSLLAEIEKMSTSIVAQSGTISMPVRRVMTLKKGDILDIDYDPNSPLKVLVEDNLKFFATPGTISGKKAIRLTGVYDQGE